The genome window TATCGCCTTTCAACAGGCTACGTTGCATGGGTTTACGAGAAGGCCGACAGCCTGAACGGAGTCCATCGGCCCGCCCGGGATCAATGGCTTCGGGCCAGCCAGTCGATACCGCTCAATATCGCCGAAGGTAATGGCAAGACCGCGGAAGCCGACCGAAGGCGTTATTTCGAAATCGCTCGTGGCTCCGCGCTTGAGTGCGCGGCGATTTAAGATGTGCTGGTTGTCGGCAAGGCGCTGGACAAGATGGAAAGCCGGAACCGCAAGGATGAACTCGACCGTATGGCCGCGATGCTCAGCCGTCTCGGCGGAAGAGGATACCAAGTTCGAGAGGATCAGGAAGTCTACAGCATCGATTTCGATCCCGATAGCGATTTCGATCCCGATAGCGAAGAAAACGAATCCCAACCTTAGCGTTAACAGGACCGGGGGTATGGATTTTGCGGTTAGAACGAATTTAGCGTGGCCACACCTTTGGCTGCCGGAATAAAATTGCCGGAACCCGATCATTCTGTTAGATTCAAAATCAAAATGATCAGCCAGGGCTCATAACATTCGCTGGAATTTCAACCAAGGAGGGGAAAAAATGGAAACGCTGCAGGGACGGGAGATGCCGCGGGCAGTGGTCATGATGATCGCCGGGGCCTGCTTTGTGATAATTATCGCCGGTATGAAGGCGGCGGCAGATATCCTGGTGCCGTTTTTTCTGGCGATTTTCATTGCCATCATATTCACCCCCCCTCTTTTCTGGATGCAGCGCAAACGGGTGCCCACCATTATTGCCATCATATCTATCATTGCCCTCATGGTGGCCATCGGTTATCTGCTGGCCCGATTCGTGGGCGGATCAATCAATGAATTTACCAGCCAACTGCCCATATACCGGGAAACGCTCATTGCCAAATCAACCAGCCTTCAGAGCTGGTTAAACAAGATGGGAATTGAGATCACCGACCAGATGCTCCGCAAACATCTGAATCCGGGCATTGCCATGCAGATGGCCGGAAAAACCCTGACCGCCCTGGGCGGTGTGCTGACCAATGCCTTTCTGATTCTTCTTACCGTCATATTTATTCTTTTTGAAGCGGCCGGATTTCCGAATAAAATCCGGGCGGCCCTGAAATCGCCGGAAAAATCCCTGTCCAATTTCGGCCAGTTCACGGAAAGCGTAAACCGCTATCTGGCGTTAAAAACCCTGCTGAGCCTATTGACCGGCGTACTGGTCTGGATCTGGCTCTCCATTCTCGGGGTGGATTACCCCATTTTATGGGGGTTGGTGGCTTTTCTGTTCAACTATATTCCCAATATCGGCTCCATTATTTCGGCGGTGCCGGCCGTTCTTTTGGCGCTTATCCAGCTCGGCCCATTGCACACCCTTTTGACGGCAGTGGGCTACTTTGTGATCAATACCAGTATCGGCAACTTCATTGAACCGCGTTTGCAGGGCGGCCGGCTGGGCCTTTCCACACTGGTGGTATTTCTTTCCCTGGTTTTCTGGGGCTGGGTGCTGGGGCCCGTAGGCATGCTGTTATCCGTGCCGCTTACCATGGTTTTGAAGATCGCAATGGGCAGCAACGAAGAGACCCGCTGGCTGGCGGTCATGCTGGACAAAGAGGTCCTGGACAAAACGGCGGCGGTTGAATAAGGGGCTGATCCCGCATGCGATCGGTCAAATACATACTTGCCCCGCAGTATTTTTTATACTTCGGCATACTTGGCATCTATCTGCCGTATTTTAATTTATACTGCTACCACCTGGATTTCACCGGTTTTCAGATCGGTGTGCTCTCCGCTATCCGGACTTTTGCCACCGCGCTTTTCCCCCTTCTCTGGGGCGCGCTGGCCGATCGCTTTCTGATCCGCCGGCCCATCTACCTTTTCTGTGCACTGATCAGCGCAGGCGTCTGGTCGTTTTACCTGTTGACCACCGATTTTTATGCCATGCTCGCCATTACGGCATTTTACGGCATTTTTCACGCCCCTTTGATCTCATTTCTCGAATCCTTTTCCATGGATCTGCTGGGAAAGGAGAAAAACAGCTACGGCCGGCTGCGCGCCTGGGGCTCCATCAGTTTTATTCTGACCGTAATTATTGTCGGCCGGGCCATCGAGGCGTCCTCGACCCATATCATTCTGGTGCTCATCCTGGCCGGCAAACTGATGTTTTTTATGATCGCCGCGCGCACCCCGGCGCCGGCATCATCCCGGCAGACCACATTTTCCGCGGGCGCCCGGGCGCTTCTTTCCAAACAGGTGATTCTTTTTTTAACCGCTGCTTTTTTAATGCTGTTAAGCCACGGCACGTATTACGGGTTTTTTTCCATTCATCTGGAGAACCTGGGGTATAAGGGGACATTTATCGGCATTGCCTGGGCGCTTGCCTCGATCGCCGAAATATTCGTGATGATTAACTCCGAGCGGATTTTCCGGCGGTTTTCCTATGAGTATGTCTTGATCCTCTCTTTTGCCGTGGCCGGGCTGCGCTGGCTGGTTATGTTTTTCGCCGCATCGGCGGTTCTGATCCTGTTAACCCAGCTCCTGCACGCCTTTACCTACGGGGCGTTTCACGTGGCCAGCATCCTCTACATCGACAAACTGACCCCCAGCGAGGCCAAAACCCTGGGCCAGGCGGTCAACAATGCCGTTACTTACGGCCTGGGGATCATGCTGGGCTTTTTCATCAACGGCTACCTCTTTGATATCATCGGCGCCCAGAGCCTTTTTGCCGTAAGCGGCGGGCTGGCGATTCTGGGCGGCGTTTTGATGCTGTATAACCTGAAGCACCGGACCAGCTCGGCGCAGGCTTGAAAGTTGGCGAGTAAGATTAAGAGTAAGATTAAGAGTAAGGCGATAAAGACGGTAAAAACAGTTATGAACAGCTTTCAACAAAACTATTTGGCAAGCAAAGAAAATAAATGAAGATGGAAATTATGGATACACGTCCCCGGGTCATCATCATCGGCGCCAGTTTTGCCGGTCTTAAAGCGGCACTTCAACTGAGCGAAGAATACGCGGTCACAGTAATCGATAAAAGGCCCTGGTTTGAATTTCTCCCGAACATTCATGAAATTATTTCAGGCATTAAAACACCCGCTATGCTGCGGTTTTCAAACCAGGCCATCGTGAGACAGGCCGGCCATGGATATCTGTATGACACTGTCACAGAGATCCTGCCGGAAAAAAGCCGGATCCGCACCCGGCGGGGGAACGAACTGGCTTATGATTTTTGCATCATTGCCGCGGGCAGCGCCATCAACACCTATGGGGTTCCGGGCGCAGATCGCTATGCGATGCCCTTTAAACAGGTTTCCCACTGCCGTGCGATCAGCCGGCAACTTAACCGGCTTGCCCGAACCCGGAAAGAATTCTTCATAAACATTGTGGGCGGCGGTCTGGAAGGGGTTGAGACCTTGGGGGAAATCCTTCGCGGCTACAGAAGGCATCCGGGACTTCGGGTCCGCATCATTGAGCGGCAGGAAAAGCTCTTATACGATGCGCCGGCGGATGTTGCATCCGTCATCAAAAAGCACTGCCGGCCCTATGCGGTTGAATTTTTAACCGGCGAATCCGTTAAAGAGGTATCGGCGGACGCTGTTACGCTCTCAAGCGGCAGTCAGCTCGAATCCGATGCCACGCTATGGACCGCAGGAATCAAACCCTGCCCGTTTTTAACCGCATCCAACCTAACCGAACAATCCGATCAATGGGTGCCGGCCAATGAGTGTCTTCAGCATCCGGTCTATAACAATGTATTTGCGGCAGGGGATGCCGCGGAGCTGCCTCAGCCATTATCCAAACAGGCCTATCATGCCATTGATATGGGGGCCACGGCGGGAAAAAACGTCATTCGGCAAAGCATAGGCCACCCCCTGACACCTTTTACGCCAAGCGCCAAACCGATGCTCGTTGCCTTCGGCGATTTGGACACATTTCTCATAGCCGGCAAAATCGTGATGGCCGGTGCGGTGCTTGGGGCCTTGAAGGAAGCGGTGTTCCAGATGGTGATGACCGAATTTGATCAAGCCGTTTTTTGGAAAAAAGCCCTTCATCTATCCACCCGGGCAAGGATCTCGGGGATGAAGATCGTATGGCCGTTCTTATGGTCGCCGTCGGCCATGCTCCGGCTGGGAAAAATTCGACCCCTGCGTCAACGGATGCCGGCAAACCAATAACATGCTGGGACATATAAACCTAAATTGAGCGTTTTTTAAGTTTGCCGCAGATACATAGAATACGAAGCACTGTGAGCCTTGAGCTGTGCCGCACCCCCACTTTGAAAAAGGGGGGATTGGGGGGATTTGTATTGGGCCATGATGACAAATCCCCCTAAATCCCCCTTTGCCAAAGCGGGACTTAAAGGAAATTGCCCTTTTTTATAAGCCTTTTTCAAAGCCAAAAGCGCTGAGTCTTTTAAACTGTGAACTATGAACCGTGAACTGCTTAAAGCATAAAGCTTTGATTTCATTTACCTTACACCTTATACCCGATACCTTAAACCGTTAAGTTCCTTAGAAGTAATCCCCCCGGGCTGCCGCCCGGGACCGAGCCTATAAGTAACTTTAAAGGCACTAAGGCACGATAAATTTGTTCTATCTATTTTTCAGGCGGGCACGGTGGCCCGCCCTACGAATGGGGAAAAACCCGATCCATCGTAGGGTCGGCCACCGTGCCGACCATAACTTCTTGATTTTATTGACCTTACACCTTAAACCCGATACCTTAAACCGTGAAGTTACTTAGAAGGTGCGCACGCAGACCCTGGCTGAGGCCCAATACAACAAAACAGTATCTATTTGGGCAATAAAATAAAAAGCTTTCCCGGATGCTTCAGTCTGCCGGCGGCGGTTTCGGCGTAATGGCCGCCGCCCCAGAAAATATCCACCCGGCCGATGCCACGGATGGCGTCACCGGTATCCTGGTTTAGGACAAACCGGGAGAAGGGCTGCCATTTTTTCACCTTGCCGGATTGATCGAGCACCGGCTTTTCCGTCTGAATAAACGCCAACGTTCCGCGGGGATAAACGCTCTGATCCATGGCAATGGAGCGGCCGGGGGTCAGTTCAACATCAAGGCATCCGGCGGGCCCGCCGGGCGCTTCTTTGAAAAACACATACCGCGGGTTGTGGGCAAATATGGCCGCCTGTTTTTCCGGATGGTTCTCCAGATAACGGCGAAGGGACTGCATGGTCAGGTTTTTGCGGGCGATTTTTCCCTTATGGATCAGATATCGGCCGATGCTTTTATAGGGATGGCCGTTTGATGCGGTATAATGGACATTAATGCGCTCTCCAGACGGCAGCCGGACGATGCCGGAGCCCTGAACATGGAGAAAAAACAGATCCACCGGATCATCCACCCATACAATCGGCGCGGCGGTTTTTTTCAGGACTGGTCTGCTTTCAATGGTTTGGCGGGTATAATAGGGGACCACCCCGCCATCGGCACACCGGCCGACCACCGGGGTTTGGGGGCAGGTCTTGCAAAAATCAGACGGTTTAAAGGTGACCAGATCGGAGGGCCGGGGATACACGGGGTATCGGTATTTATCGGTTTTATCTCTGCTGCCGTTTAAAACCGGGATGTAGTATCCGGTATACAGCATGCCGCCGGGCTTGTTGTTTCGGGTCACCGCATAAACATGGAAATGCCGGGTGATCCATTTGTTTAAGGCTGTCTGGGCGGGGGTTTCCGCCAAAAATGCCAGAAATCCGGACAGCCCCGCTTTCAGCTCACCGCTCCGGTACGTCTGACCCGCAAATTCGAATTCACGGGAATCCGGAAGCTTTTCATAATACGCAAGGCTTGACTGGATGGCGGGAGATAGCCGGGCCAGGTCCAAATCATCTGAAAATCGGGGGAGTTTATCCCGGGAAAGCTTCTGGATGTCGGCTTGCCCCGCAGTCGCCTGGGAGACCGCCGGCAAAACCGGCAAAACGGCGGATAAAAGAAAAAAGATCGACACAAAAACCCAAATCCTGGGGTATCCGATTTTGCGTTTCTTCCTATTCATCGTCTTCCTCGGCATCGACATGCCTGGGTTTGTCATCAACCGGCGAAAGCTCGGGAAGCGGCTTGCCGTCATTCAAGCTCACGCCCATCTCCTGGAGCCGTCGGGCGGCGGGCATGACCCGCTTTTCCATGGAGCCGACGGTTTGGTTGAATGTACCCACGCTCCGGTCCAGGTCCCTGCCCAGCTTGTTCATATGGTTTAGCATTGAATGAAACCGGTTATACAGTTCATTGCCGAGCTCGCTTACCGCCCGGGCATTCTCCGCCGCGGTCTCCTGCTTCCATCCGTAGGCCACGGCCTTTAAAAGCGAAATCAGCGTGGTCGGGGTGGCGAGAATTACCCCCTTTTCCGCGGCATCCTCGATAAGGTTCGGCATCTTTGTCAGCGCGGCGCTGAAAAAATTCTCGCCCGGCATAAAAAGTACGACAAACTCAGGCGTTGGGGCAAACTGTGTCCAATAGCTTTTCTGGGAAAGCTTCTGCACATGGGTTTGAACATGGCGGGCGTGCCGGGCAAGCATTTCCTCGCTCTCCTCGCGGGATTCCACTTCAAGGGCATCCAGGTAGGCGGTGATCGGGACCTTTGAATCCACGACCACCCGCCGGTCGCCGGGCAGCTGAATCACCATGTCCGGCCGAAGCCCTCCGCCGCCGGTCTGGCTGGACACCTGTTCAAAAAAATCGCACCGGTTCTGCATGCCCGAGATTTCAACCACCCGCCGCAGGGTGATCTCCCCCCAGCGGCCGCGCACATGGGGCATACGCAGCGCATTGACGAGTTTTCCGGTCTCCCGCTGGAGTTCGCTCTGGGTCTGGACAAGAGAAACTACCTGCTGGGACAGCTCGCCATAGGCTTTCTCCCGCACCCGTTCCATGGACCGGACCTCTTGATCGTATTTTTCGAGTTTATCGGCAATCGGCTGAACCACTTCATTGACCGCTTTTTCCCGGGTTTTTAATTCCTGCTTCGCGGATTCCAGATACCCGGAAAACTTGGTACCGGCCAATTCCAGGAATGACTGGTTGTTCTCTGAAAGGGCGCGGGCGGCCATCGCCTCAAAGGAATCCGCCATCCGGGATTTGACCTCTTCGATCATTGCCGATTTTTCCGAAGCCGCCGCCCGCTCTTTTTCAAGGATCGTCTCAAGTTCGGCGATGCGCCGCTGATATTGGGCCGCCGCCTGTTGAAGGTCCCGGATTTCGTCTTCGCGGCTGGAAAGGGTGTTTTTTAGTCCGCCAATTTCTTCCAGACGGGCGTTGGCAGACGCCAGGGCATTGGAGGCATCCAGAAATTTTTCATGCTGGGCCTCAAGCGCCTGCCGGGCGGCGCGCAGCCGGCGGGACAGGATCCCATGCGTAATCAGCCAGGCCGTCAAGCCGCCGGCCAAAAACCCGCCCAGCGCATAAAGCGCCAGTTCAATCCACGGGGCTATCTGCATAAACCCTTTTTCAAAATCATTGCTCGATTCATATGTATCCCTGCCCGCAGTTCGGCTTATGACGATTCCATTAACTTAAGAGCGAAATTCGGCTCGATTGCCATTTCGAGCGCCAGCGAGAAATCTTATTATTATATGGTTTTTCAAGATTTCTCGTCACTCGCGTTCCTCGAAATGACAGCATCGAAAGGCTAAAATTAATGACATCGACTCTTATGAACTTTCAGGCCGGATGTAGGTGCCGCTTTTTCCGCCGGATTTTTCCATGAGCCGAATCCCGGATATGGTCATTTCCCGGTCGATGGCTTTGCACATATCATAGATGGTCAGGGCCGCCACGGACACGGCGGTCATGGCCTCCATTTCAACGCCGGTCTGCGCAAACACCCGGGCTGTGGCCTGAATGCGGATCGAATGGCTCTCATCCTCAGGAATAAAATCCACGCTGATCTGCTGAATGTCCAGGGGATGGCAGAGCGGGATCAGATCCGGGGTTTTCTTGCCGGCCATGATGCCGGCAATCCGGGCGGTTTCCAGGACATTGCCCTTATAAATCGTCCGGCCCATAATCCGCTCAAAGGTCTCCGGCCGCATATAGACCCGGCCCTCAGCCACGGCCGTCCGGCGGCTGGCGGTTTTTTCGCCCACATCCACCATCCGGGCCCGGCCCTGTTCATCAAGATGTGTAAATTGCGCCATTATCCGACTCCCTATACCTTACACCTAAACATAATCTTCCGTCTTATCCGTGACCGTCTTCTTGACCGCGGTCAACGTCCGCTCCAGCACCGGGATTACATTATCCCGGATGTCGCCGGCCACCACCAGACGCATGATCTCATCGCCAACGGAAAGCGGCACGTTTTCCACAATTTCCACCCGGATATCCAGGATGCCGGGGGAGCGCTTTTCCTTTTCAATAATCTGCTCCAGCTTTTCATGGTCCACCGCCACGGTTAATCCGGATACCGCGCGGCCGTCTCTGGAGGTGCCCCTCACGATGCCGGTATGCGAAAGGATCATACCGATCCGGTCCGCATCCGGCCGCATCCTTATTTCATCAATGATTGCCTGTATATCCATTCTCTGCCCGCCTTCTTTTCCAATGATCACGTTCGTTCTCAGTCCCGCGTAAGCGGGACGGTTCTCGTACTCGTACTCGAAAACATTCAATACCGATTACGATTACGAATCAAAAGTTACTTTCTGCAAAAACACCGCACCGGCTGAATAATTC of Desulfobacterales bacterium contains these proteins:
- a CDS encoding four helix bundle protein, encoding MFCIQIEIAIGIGIEKNMTLGHGKLDVYRLSTGYVAWVYEKADSLNGVHRPARDQWLRASQSIPLNIAEGNGKTAEADRRRYFEIARGSALECAAI
- a CDS encoding AI-2E family transporter, whose protein sequence is METLQGREMPRAVVMMIAGACFVIIIAGMKAAADILVPFFLAIFIAIIFTPPLFWMQRKRVPTIIAIISIIALMVAIGYLLARFVGGSINEFTSQLPIYRETLIAKSTSLQSWLNKMGIEITDQMLRKHLNPGIAMQMAGKTLTALGGVLTNAFLILLTVIFILFEAAGFPNKIRAALKSPEKSLSNFGQFTESVNRYLALKTLLSLLTGVLVWIWLSILGVDYPILWGLVAFLFNYIPNIGSIISAVPAVLLALIQLGPLHTLLTAVGYFVINTSIGNFIEPRLQGGRLGLSTLVVFLSLVFWGWVLGPVGMLLSVPLTMVLKIAMGSNEETRWLAVMLDKEVLDKTAAVE
- a CDS encoding MFS transporter produces the protein MRSVKYILAPQYFLYFGILGIYLPYFNLYCYHLDFTGFQIGVLSAIRTFATALFPLLWGALADRFLIRRPIYLFCALISAGVWSFYLLTTDFYAMLAITAFYGIFHAPLISFLESFSMDLLGKEKNSYGRLRAWGSISFILTVIIVGRAIEASSTHIILVLILAGKLMFFMIAARTPAPASSRQTTFSAGARALLSKQVILFLTAAFLMLLSHGTYYGFFSIHLENLGYKGTFIGIAWALASIAEIFVMINSERIFRRFSYEYVLILSFAVAGLRWLVMFFAASAVLILLTQLLHAFTYGAFHVASILYIDKLTPSEAKTLGQAVNNAVTYGLGIMLGFFINGYLFDIIGAQSLFAVSGGLAILGGVLMLYNLKHRTSSAQA
- a CDS encoding FAD-dependent oxidoreductase; translated protein: MKMEIMDTRPRVIIIGASFAGLKAALQLSEEYAVTVIDKRPWFEFLPNIHEIISGIKTPAMLRFSNQAIVRQAGHGYLYDTVTEILPEKSRIRTRRGNELAYDFCIIAAGSAINTYGVPGADRYAMPFKQVSHCRAISRQLNRLARTRKEFFINIVGGGLEGVETLGEILRGYRRHPGLRVRIIERQEKLLYDAPADVASVIKKHCRPYAVEFLTGESVKEVSADAVTLSSGSQLESDATLWTAGIKPCPFLTASNLTEQSDQWVPANECLQHPVYNNVFAAGDAAELPQPLSKQAYHAIDMGATAGKNVIRQSIGHPLTPFTPSAKPMLVAFGDLDTFLIAGKIVMAGAVLGALKEAVFQMVMTEFDQAVFWKKALHLSTRARISGMKIVWPFLWSPSAMLRLGKIRPLRQRMPANQ
- a CDS encoding MltA domain-containing protein translates to MSIFFLLSAVLPVLPAVSQATAGQADIQKLSRDKLPRFSDDLDLARLSPAIQSSLAYYEKLPDSREFEFAGQTYRSGELKAGLSGFLAFLAETPAQTALNKWITRHFHVYAVTRNNKPGGMLYTGYYIPVLNGSRDKTDKYRYPVYPRPSDLVTFKPSDFCKTCPQTPVVGRCADGGVVPYYTRQTIESRPVLKKTAAPIVWVDDPVDLFFLHVQGSGIVRLPSGERINVHYTASNGHPYKSIGRYLIHKGKIARKNLTMQSLRRYLENHPEKQAAIFAHNPRYVFFKEAPGGPAGCLDVELTPGRSIAMDQSVYPRGTLAFIQTEKPVLDQSGKVKKWQPFSRFVLNQDTGDAIRGIGRVDIFWGGGHYAETAAGRLKHPGKLFILLPK
- the rmuC gene encoding DNA recombination protein RmuC, with amino-acid sequence MQIAPWIELALYALGGFLAGGLTAWLITHGILSRRLRAARQALEAQHEKFLDASNALASANARLEEIGGLKNTLSSREDEIRDLQQAAAQYQRRIAELETILEKERAAASEKSAMIEEVKSRMADSFEAMAARALSENNQSFLELAGTKFSGYLESAKQELKTREKAVNEVVQPIADKLEKYDQEVRSMERVREKAYGELSQQVVSLVQTQSELQRETGKLVNALRMPHVRGRWGEITLRRVVEISGMQNRCDFFEQVSSQTGGGGLRPDMVIQLPGDRRVVVDSKVPITAYLDALEVESREESEEMLARHARHVQTHVQKLSQKSYWTQFAPTPEFVVLFMPGENFFSAALTKMPNLIEDAAEKGVILATPTTLISLLKAVAYGWKQETAAENARAVSELGNELYNRFHSMLNHMNKLGRDLDRSVGTFNQTVGSMEKRVMPAARRLQEMGVSLNDGKPLPELSPVDDKPRHVDAEEDDE
- the moaC gene encoding cyclic pyranopterin monophosphate synthase MoaC; the encoded protein is MAQFTHLDEQGRARMVDVGEKTASRRTAVAEGRVYMRPETFERIMGRTIYKGNVLETARIAGIMAGKKTPDLIPLCHPLDIQQISVDFIPEDESHSIRIQATARVFAQTGVEMEAMTAVSVAALTIYDMCKAIDREMTISGIRLMEKSGGKSGTYIRPESS
- a CDS encoding molybdenum cofactor biosynthesis protein MoaE produces the protein MDIQAIIDEIRMRPDADRIGMILSHTGIVRGTSRDGRAVSGLTVAVDHEKLEQIIEKEKRSPGILDIRVEIVENVPLSVGDEIMRLVVAGDIRDNVIPVLERTLTAVKKTVTDKTEDYV